A genomic segment from Amia ocellicauda isolate fAmiCal2 chromosome 13, fAmiCal2.hap1, whole genome shotgun sequence encodes:
- the LOC136766578 gene encoding fibrous sheath CABYR-binding protein: protein MWRNENNVEGISSMGHSFCVSVPISELFNAMKMVAPVLAAETLEIAAASVRETPVPPQEETPLIALALQATVVSPNVKADESLDVAVVSRGEPELTPAEEATLVSVDDEEITAEELPAVAIIEETEAPSTVEEVDDAVAKTETMDAVVSLLGEAQEESVKNGEDAANASEEEAAPPEVSDVEVNPFEDTLTTSTAEPAVVLLQEEEVTDEEETPDAVEQTDIVTVNEAVPAVEGPTEAPGDAQGDVSIVKTQEDTIENSFETLEEALMGGVEKSPAEDTALTVQVAGVSAGEAQAVEAVEEKADATVDDTAGTSAEVETEAIAQPPAEEIEGNPEEISTAVLVVETEAVPAVEAAVPPVVETEVESLKNTIALTGQETEVTANSGDTVMIPEAESTPPPAEDITEPPEVTSILRDETAGTAGEEAAMLPAEETGEKKMKAQVETVEKASMPVVEAVEKEVESVKNAIALTVQEAELTARAVDAPETVVTPETESTPPLAEDVTAAPLMENMEVETEVKTVEKASMPVEEAVETAVVLVSQTWKTEVTEENSQEIKESVEQDKNTDAEPLAESSKE from the exons ATGTGGAGGAATGAAAACAATGTGGAAGGTATCTCATCCATGGgtcattcattttgtgtttcagtGCCAATATCTGAGCTGTTCAACGCTATGAAAATGGTAGCCCCTGTGCTTGCAGCAGAGACACTGGAGATAGCTGCAGCTTCGGTGAGGGAGACACCTGTCCCCCCGCAGGAAGAGACACCACTTATAGCACTGGCATTACAGGCGACCGTAGTGTCTCCTAATGTAAAGGCAGATGAGTCTTTGGATGTAGCGGTGGTCTCAAGAGGGGAGCCTGAATTGACACCAGCAGAGGAAGCAACATTGGTTTCAGTGGATGATGAGGAAATCACAGCTGAAGAGTTGCCAGCAGTGGCTATAATAGAGGAAACAGAGGCTCCTTCCACAGTAGAGGAGGTTGATGATGCGGTAGCAAAGACAGAAACCATGGATGCAGTAGTGTCTCTACTTGGAGAAGCACAAGAGGAGTCAGTTAAAAACGGGGAAGATGCCGCCAATGCTTCAGAAGAGGAGGCAGCCCCCCCTGAAGTGAGCGATGTGGAAGTCAACCCATTTGAGGACACACTCACCACATCAACGGCAGAGCCAGCGGTAGTGCTTCTACAGGAGGAAGAAGTCACTGATGAAGAGGAGACACCTGATGCTGTGGAACAAACAGACATAGTGACTGTAAATGAAGCAGTCCCAGCTGTAGAGGGTCCAACAGAAGCCCCAGGAGATGCACAAGGAGATGTATCAATAGTTAAGACACAAGAGGACACCATTGAAAATTCATTTGAGACATTAGAAGAGGCTCTAATGGGGGGTGTAGAGAAGAGTCCGGCAGAGGACACGGCACTCACTGTACAGGTGGCAGGAGTGAGTGCTGGCGAGGCCCAAGCAGTTGAAGCAGTGGAGGAGAAAGCAGATGCTACAGTTGACGACACAGCAGGGACCTCAGCAGAGGTGGAGACTGAGGCAATAGCACAACCTCCAGCAGAGGAAATAGAAGGAAACCCTGAAGAGATCTCAACAGCGGTTTTGGTGGTGGAAACTGAGGCTGTGCCAGCAGTGGAGGCAGCTGTCCCTCCTGTAGTAGAGACAGAAGTGGAGTCTTTGAAGAACACAATAGCCCTCACTGGACAGGAAACCGAGGTCACTGCAAACAGTGGTGACACAGTGATGATCCCAGAGGCAGAGAGCACACCCCCTCCAGCAGAGGATATAACAGAGCCCCCAGAGGTTACATCCATTCTCAGGGATGAGACAGCTGGAACTGCAGGAGAGGAGGCAGCGATGTTGCCAGCAGAGGAGACaggtgaaaaaaaaatgaaagcacagGTGGAGACAGTGGAGAAGGCATCGATGCCAGTGGTGGAAGCAGTGGAGAAAGAAGTAGAGTCTGTGAAGAACGCAATAGCCCTTACTGTACAGGAAGCTGAGCTCACTGCAAGGGCAGTGGACGCTCCTGAAACAGTGGTGACCCCAGAGACAGAGAGCACACCCCCTCTAGCAGAGGATGTAACAGCGGCCCCCCTGATGGAGAACATGGAGGTCGAGACAGAGGTCAAGACAGTGGAGAAGGCATCGATGCCAGTGGAGGAGGCAGTGGAGACAGCTGTGGTtctggtttcacagacatggAAGACAGAAGTGACAGAAGAAAACTCTCAGGAAATCAAAG AGTCAGTGGAGCAGGATAAAAATACTGATGCTGAACCACTTGCTGAAAG cagTAAAGAGTAG